One window of the Desulfonatronovibrio magnus genome contains the following:
- a CDS encoding TfoX/Sxy family DNA transformation protein, producing the protein MFVSWDNLHSFEGALIDKHWDQIGEHRKQQLKAQIGYPNTYYRTAVQLLFIA; encoded by the coding sequence ATATTTGTAAGTTGGGACAATCTGCATTCGTTTGAAGGGGCTTTGATTGACAAGCATTGGGATCAAATCGGTGAGCACAGAAAACAACAGCTCAAAGCTCAAATCGGCTACCCCAATACGTACTACCGGACGGCAGTTCAGCTGCTCTTTATTGCATGA